From a single Pseudalkalibacillus hwajinpoensis genomic region:
- a CDS encoding peptidoglycan DD-metalloendopeptidase family protein gives MQRLPIRRLFHLSIILTTAIMLFSMEPADASVYNLMKPVYHVYVDGENIGTVDNKDKLNETIDKLKQEEKGDGLVLSLENEVKVVPERLFRPSYDNNEAIKQLEDDLAFVAEGYELSLGKEKVGIFASEKQAKNALWAYAKPFLSEDHIEKVERMTKNELPTGKKRYPADALEFSEAASIEKIDAAPQDVLTEGEGVSRLSKGYKEEYIHSVEEDETLEELAKKYEMTEEEVVELNDLSEDEELNKGDELQVLKEKPFGMVVETLQSVEDEAITHKTETKKSNSLLKGEREVTQTGKDGEKSVTYRITRENGRVVAKDVVEEEVMVEPVTEEITVGTKEISSKGTGSFEWPAVGGTITSKQGDRWGSFHKGIDIAGVSDKTISTVDNGTVKAAGKRSGYGNQVTISHNNGLETTYSHLASISVSVGDTVQKGSKIGMMGTTGKSTGIHLHFEVYKNGELQNPMKYL, from the coding sequence ATGCAAAGATTACCCATACGCCGTTTGTTTCACCTTTCTATCATTTTAACGACAGCTATCATGCTTTTCTCGATGGAACCAGCTGATGCTTCCGTCTATAATCTCATGAAACCTGTCTATCATGTTTATGTAGATGGTGAAAATATTGGTACGGTTGATAATAAAGATAAATTGAATGAAACGATAGATAAACTGAAGCAGGAAGAGAAAGGGGACGGACTGGTTCTTTCGCTTGAGAATGAAGTGAAAGTGGTACCTGAACGACTTTTTCGACCTTCTTATGATAATAATGAAGCGATAAAGCAATTAGAAGATGACCTGGCTTTTGTTGCTGAGGGATATGAATTGTCGCTTGGAAAAGAAAAAGTAGGTATTTTTGCTAGCGAAAAACAGGCAAAAAATGCGTTGTGGGCATACGCTAAGCCGTTTCTATCTGAAGATCACATCGAAAAGGTAGAAAGAATGACTAAAAATGAACTGCCAACGGGTAAGAAACGCTATCCTGCAGATGCCCTGGAATTCTCAGAAGCCGCTTCTATTGAAAAAATTGACGCTGCTCCACAAGATGTTTTGACTGAGGGTGAGGGTGTTTCTCGCCTCTCTAAAGGCTATAAAGAAGAATATATACATAGCGTGGAAGAGGATGAAACCCTAGAAGAACTCGCGAAGAAGTATGAAATGACAGAAGAGGAAGTAGTTGAGCTCAATGATCTTTCAGAGGATGAAGAATTAAATAAGGGAGATGAGCTTCAAGTTCTTAAGGAGAAACCGTTTGGTATGGTAGTAGAAACACTTCAATCCGTTGAAGATGAAGCGATTACCCATAAGACGGAAACAAAGAAAAGTAATTCGCTTTTAAAAGGTGAAAGAGAAGTCACGCAGACTGGGAAAGATGGAGAGAAATCTGTTACGTATCGCATTACCCGAGAGAACGGAAGAGTAGTAGCGAAGGACGTTGTGGAAGAAGAAGTAATGGTTGAGCCCGTAACAGAGGAGATAACGGTTGGAACGAAAGAAATCTCTTCCAAAGGAACAGGCTCGTTCGAGTGGCCGGCTGTGGGCGGTACAATTACTAGTAAACAGGGAGATCGCTGGGGCTCCTTTCATAAAGGAATAGACATTGCTGGCGTATCGGATAAAACGATCAGTACAGTGGACAATGGAACGGTTAAAGCGGCTGGAAAGAGAAGCGGCTATGGTAATCAAGTAACGATCAGCCATAACAATGGCTTGGAAACAACCTATTCACACCTTGCTTCCATTTCCGTATCAGTTGGTGACACCGTTCAGAAGGGTTCAAAAATAGGGATGATGGGAACCACAGGTAAATCTACTGGCATTCATCTTCACTTTGAAGTTTATAAAAATGGTGAACTGCAAAATCCAATGAAATATTTATAA
- the yycF gene encoding response regulator YycF: protein MDKKILVVDDEKPIADILQFNLEKEGFTVVCAYDGDEAIAKVEEENPDMILLDIMLPQRDGMEVCREVRKKYEMPIIMLTAKDSEIDKVLGLELGADDYVTKPFSTRELIARVKANLRRRQQEPEKESSTNALIKVGVLTIHPDAYLVTKREETIELTHREFELLHYLSKHIGQVMTREHLLQTVWGYDYFGDVRTVDVTVRRLREKVEDNPSHPTWIITRRGVGYYMREPEQEQ from the coding sequence ATGGACAAGAAAATTCTTGTTGTAGATGATGAAAAACCAATTGCAGATATATTGCAATTTAATTTAGAAAAGGAAGGGTTTACAGTTGTTTGTGCTTACGATGGCGATGAAGCGATTGCAAAAGTCGAAGAAGAGAATCCTGATATGATTCTTCTCGATATCATGCTTCCCCAACGGGACGGTATGGAAGTTTGTCGTGAGGTACGAAAGAAGTACGAGATGCCGATTATTATGCTGACGGCAAAGGATTCAGAAATTGATAAAGTGCTAGGACTTGAGCTTGGTGCAGATGATTATGTAACAAAACCGTTTAGTACGCGAGAGCTTATTGCACGTGTGAAGGCGAATTTAAGACGTCGCCAGCAGGAGCCTGAAAAAGAATCTTCAACTAACGCTTTAATCAAGGTTGGAGTTTTGACGATTCACCCTGATGCCTACCTTGTAACGAAGCGGGAAGAAACCATTGAATTGACTCATCGAGAGTTCGAGCTACTGCATTATTTATCGAAACATATTGGACAGGTCATGACCAGAGAGCATCTGCTTCAGACGGTATGGGGTTATGATTATTTTGGAGACGTAAGAACGGTGGATGTAACGGTACGTAGACTTCGTGAGAAGGTTGAAGATAATCCTAGTCACCCAACATGGATTATTACACGTCGTGGAGTAGGGTATTATATGCGTGAACCGGAACAGGAGCAGTAA
- the dnaB gene encoding replicative DNA helicase translates to MSDLFADRTPPQNIEAEQAVIGAVFLEIDALTTATELLQPEDFYRAAHQKIFSVMIELSEKGEPVDLVTVTSELQDRKLLEEIGGVSYLSDLANSVPTAANVEYYSKIVEEKSILRRLIRAATDIASDGYAKENEIENLLSEAEKSIMEVSQRKNTGAFISIKDVLVTAYDNIELLQNSTGDITGIPTGFSELDRMTAGFQRNDLIIVAARPSVGKTAFALNIAQNVATKTDENVAIFSLEMGAEQLVMRMLCAEGNIDAQRLRTGGLTGDDWQKLTMAMGSLSNAGIYIDDTPGIRVGDIRAKCRRLKQEKGLGMILIDYMQLIRGDGSIENRQQEVSEISRSLKGIARELEVPLISLSQLSRGVESRQDKRPMMSDIRESGSIEQDADIVAFLYRDDYYDKESENKNIIEIIIAKQRNGPVGTVELAFVKEYNKFVNLERRHDESDMPPGA, encoded by the coding sequence ATGAGTGATTTATTTGCTGATCGTACGCCACCTCAAAATATTGAAGCGGAACAAGCAGTCATAGGTGCTGTGTTCCTTGAAATCGATGCCCTTACAACAGCTACGGAATTACTCCAACCGGAGGACTTTTATCGAGCGGCGCATCAGAAGATCTTTTCTGTCATGATTGAGCTCTCCGAAAAAGGAGAGCCAGTCGATCTTGTTACAGTGACATCTGAGCTCCAGGATCGGAAGCTTCTTGAAGAGATTGGTGGAGTATCCTATCTAAGTGACCTGGCCAACTCCGTTCCAACAGCTGCAAACGTTGAATATTATTCAAAAATTGTGGAAGAAAAGTCCATTCTTAGACGACTAATACGAGCGGCGACGGATATTGCATCTGATGGATATGCGAAAGAAAATGAGATTGAGAACCTTCTTTCAGAAGCTGAAAAATCAATTATGGAAGTATCCCAGCGGAAAAATACCGGTGCGTTTATTTCGATTAAAGATGTTCTTGTCACAGCATACGACAATATTGAACTTCTTCAGAATAGCACAGGAGATATTACAGGGATCCCTACAGGATTTTCGGAGCTTGATCGCATGACGGCAGGTTTTCAGCGAAATGACTTGATCATCGTAGCTGCACGTCCTTCAGTAGGTAAAACAGCTTTTGCACTTAATATAGCGCAAAACGTAGCAACGAAGACCGATGAAAACGTTGCGATCTTTAGTCTTGAAATGGGTGCCGAACAACTCGTCATGCGTATGTTATGTGCTGAAGGAAATATTGATGCACAGCGCCTGCGTACAGGTGGTTTAACTGGAGATGATTGGCAGAAGCTAACAATGGCAATGGGAAGCCTTTCTAATGCAGGGATCTATATCGATGATACACCGGGTATTCGAGTAGGAGACATTCGCGCTAAGTGTAGACGCTTGAAGCAGGAGAAGGGCCTTGGCATGATCCTCATCGATTACATGCAGTTAATCCGTGGTGACGGATCGATAGAAAACCGTCAACAGGAAGTTTCTGAAATATCCAGATCCTTAAAAGGGATTGCACGTGAACTCGAAGTGCCCCTTATTTCTCTCTCGCAGCTTTCTCGTGGAGTTGAATCAAGACAGGATAAACGTCCGATGATGTCTGATATTCGTGAGTCAGGAAGTATTGAGCAGGATGCGGATATTGTCGCCTTTTTATATCGTGATGATTATTATGATAAAGAATCCGAGAATAAAAACATCATCGAAATTATCATTGCAAAGCAGCGAAATGGTCCGGTAGGTACTGTGGAGCTAGCGTTTGTGAAAGAGTATAATAAATTCGTTAACCTCGAGCGGCGTCACGATGAGAGTGACATGCCACCAGGTGCGTAG
- a CDS encoding MBL fold metallo-hydrolase, whose amino-acid sequence MSLEFSVLASGSTGNAIYVGTEKHKLLVDAGLSGKKLEELFAKAHLDPKDLDGLLVTHEHSDHVKGLGIFARRYKLPIYANAKTWQAMSGLIGEIPTEQKFQFDMETVKTFEDLDVESFGVSHDAAEPMFYVFHHEGKKLSIATDLGYVSDRIKGTIRDSDMIVFESNHDINMLMMGRYPWNVKRRILGDMGHVSNEDAGAALAEVIGDKTKRIYLAHLSKDNNMKDLARLSVQQTLEQNGLVVGDQVDLYDTDPAAPTIVTTI is encoded by the coding sequence ATGTCTCTTGAATTCAGTGTGCTTGCGAGCGGAAGCACCGGAAACGCCATTTATGTCGGCACCGAGAAGCATAAGCTTCTTGTTGATGCCGGTTTGAGTGGAAAGAAACTTGAAGAATTGTTTGCTAAAGCCCATCTTGATCCAAAGGATCTGGATGGGTTGCTTGTGACTCACGAGCATAGCGACCACGTTAAAGGACTTGGTATTTTTGCACGACGATACAAGCTACCGATATATGCAAATGCGAAGACATGGCAGGCAATGAGTGGATTAATTGGCGAGATACCCACCGAGCAAAAGTTTCAGTTTGATATGGAAACCGTTAAAACATTTGAAGATCTCGATGTTGAATCGTTTGGCGTGTCCCATGATGCCGCTGAGCCAATGTTTTATGTGTTTCATCATGAAGGAAAAAAGCTTAGTATAGCTACAGATTTAGGATATGTAAGTGATCGAATAAAAGGTACGATTCGTGATTCAGATATGATCGTGTTTGAGTCCAATCACGATATTAATATGCTCATGATGGGCAGGTATCCCTGGAATGTGAAAAGACGCATATTAGGTGATATGGGTCACGTATCCAATGAGGATGCAGGAGCTGCACTTGCTGAAGTGATCGGTGATAAAACGAAGCGTATTTATTTAGCCCATTTAAGTAAAGATAATAATATGAAAGACCTGGCAAGATTGTCTGTTCAACAAACTCTCGAACAAAATGGGTTGGTAGTAGGAGATCAGGTTGATCTTTACGATACAGATCCTGCTGCACCAACTATTGTGACAACCATTTAA
- a CDS encoding YycH family regulatory protein → MKITKKRVEMFKTILLNVLVVTSLLLTWQIWTYEPEYEQEIAPTEASPVGVKEVSIGEVVKPNQVVYHRDDQHFTSFYSNTINTFYNEFVSGVKIKSFTMENNMESLLNVGNSVELIFPTLLSNDVLKKLVSVSKDDIPLASFDRIIIPSVASGKNNEIIFLNTINQVGMRATVDASNDIKNWYSDFFASFDVNTEASENMKITRAKPFQVADDSPVFYVPIQGVEVETYGGSTDELTNEKAFKEALFPELDRVEESTFNISTLYTDGSRDLTFNDNAYMVFKNPPSTTSRFVANEAPILTAYGFINKHYGFRVSNLNEDEYYLNEWITTSDNNSDQITFRLNTEGYPLFSSSMEDLDEIDINIENNEVSTYKRMLKVIQYAAELEARTLPGYEEFIGLLDSGNFKKSELRNITIGFTIDRTAGQSYDFTLVPQWYVKVNQTWIPLQSIDNGGGGAFGLE, encoded by the coding sequence GTGAAAATAACGAAAAAGCGTGTGGAGATGTTCAAAACCATTTTATTAAATGTGCTCGTTGTAACAAGTTTACTCCTGACTTGGCAAATCTGGACATATGAACCAGAATATGAGCAAGAAATAGCTCCTACAGAGGCAAGTCCGGTTGGTGTTAAAGAGGTCAGTATCGGCGAAGTAGTGAAACCAAATCAAGTGGTTTACCACAGAGATGATCAGCATTTCACTTCTTTTTACTCCAATACGATCAACACATTTTATAATGAATTTGTTTCAGGGGTGAAAATCAAATCATTTACAATGGAAAATAATATGGAAAGCCTTCTGAATGTAGGTAATAGTGTCGAACTTATTTTCCCCACGTTGCTTTCTAATGATGTTTTGAAGAAGCTAGTGAGTGTATCAAAGGATGATATTCCACTGGCATCGTTTGATCGGATAATTATCCCTTCCGTCGCATCAGGTAAAAACAATGAAATCATTTTCTTGAATACGATCAATCAGGTCGGAATGCGCGCTACTGTAGATGCTTCTAATGATATTAAGAATTGGTATTCTGACTTCTTTGCATCATTTGACGTAAATACCGAAGCGTCAGAGAATATGAAAATAACAAGAGCCAAACCTTTTCAAGTGGCAGATGATTCGCCTGTTTTTTATGTTCCTATTCAGGGTGTTGAAGTAGAAACATATGGTGGGAGCACTGATGAACTAACGAATGAAAAAGCGTTTAAAGAGGCACTGTTCCCTGAACTGGATCGTGTAGAAGAAAGTACATTTAATATTTCTACGCTCTATACGGATGGAAGTCGCGATTTAACTTTTAATGACAATGCATATATGGTTTTTAAAAATCCGCCTTCTACTACTTCACGATTTGTGGCCAATGAAGCACCTATATTGACGGCGTATGGCTTTATTAATAAGCATTATGGCTTCCGTGTTAGTAACCTTAATGAAGATGAGTATTATCTCAATGAATGGATTACAACTTCAGATAACAACTCAGATCAAATCACGTTCAGGCTAAATACTGAAGGATATCCACTTTTTAGCTCTTCTATGGAAGATCTGGATGAGATTGATATCAACATTGAAAATAATGAAGTGAGCACCTACAAGCGGATGCTGAAAGTAATCCAATATGCAGCTGAATTAGAAGCACGTACGCTACCTGGCTATGAAGAGTTTATTGGGCTATTGGATAGTGGAAACTTTAAAAAAAGCGAGCTTAGGAATATAACGATTGGCTTTACTATTGATCGAACAGCCGGGCAGTCCTACGATTTTACATTAGTGCCCCAATGGTATGTAAAAGTGAACCAGACATGGATACCACTGCAATCAATTGACAATGGGGGAGGGGGAGCCTTTGGATTGGAATAG
- a CDS encoding two-component system regulatory protein YycI, whose amino-acid sequence MDWNRTKTILILTFLMFNIFLVSDLYKKHTELSGIEQYKQVSIEQQLENQDVTYEKTLPIQEEKMSFISGKVHEFTEEEEKTLEEGTSQDIKLDDRKLFSTLKKPFPISDPTDPSAFSIFLETYVYEGGKYQRYTSDTKNPDIIYFVQTYEDRPIYSQNSGMLIVTLEDDKVVSYTQTYLNLKEIGKERKLDPASETIGLLLNQQNIRPYDKVDDVSIGYYTVTIEDQRDTFVFVPTWRVVVSNKKNDDPERVYFVNAIEKTVFSDTEENLGSDEENEQDSVEEPKAADPSKPQSSTGDK is encoded by the coding sequence TTGGATTGGAATAGGACCAAAACCATACTGATTCTAACCTTCCTGATGTTCAATATCTTTCTAGTGAGTGATTTATATAAGAAACACACAGAGCTTAGTGGGATTGAGCAGTACAAACAGGTTTCGATTGAGCAACAGCTTGAAAATCAGGATGTAACGTATGAAAAAACGCTTCCTATTCAGGAGGAGAAAATGTCCTTCATTAGCGGGAAGGTACATGAGTTTACAGAGGAAGAAGAAAAGACTCTTGAAGAAGGAACAAGTCAGGATATTAAGCTGGATGATCGGAAACTTTTTTCTACACTAAAAAAACCTTTCCCGATTAGTGATCCAACAGATCCTTCAGCTTTTTCTATTTTTCTAGAAACGTATGTGTATGAAGGGGGGAAGTACCAGCGTTATACCTCTGATACGAAAAACCCGGATATCATTTACTTTGTTCAAACTTATGAAGATCGACCAATTTATAGTCAGAATTCTGGCATGTTGATTGTTACTCTTGAGGACGATAAAGTTGTTTCATATACTCAGACCTACTTAAATTTAAAGGAGATCGGTAAAGAGCGGAAGCTCGACCCGGCTTCTGAAACAATTGGACTTCTTCTTAATCAACAGAATATCCGCCCGTATGACAAAGTAGACGATGTGTCTATTGGTTATTATACGGTTACAATTGAAGACCAGCGTGATACATTCGTGTTTGTTCCAACCTGGCGCGTCGTTGTTTCGAATAAGAAAAATGATGACCCTGAGCGCGTCTATTTTGTAAATGCTATTGAGAAAACAGTGTTTAGTGACACAGAAGAGAATCTCGGAAGTGATGAGGAAAATGAACAGGATAGCGTAGAAGAACCGAAAGCAGCTGATCCTTCCAAACCTCAATCCTCCACAGGCGATAAGTAG
- a CDS encoding PilZ domain-containing protein, with protein sequence MSRNKRQVFRQQLDVPLTARMRVVKKGMQDEPEFNHKIYIHDIGLEGIGFSVDTEVPMHTDVEFSIKLNDEPFQIRGEVVWGKLNDPNDPNTRESHIFGVKFYLQTDKESSLIFQEVNRFAIQRHRRKQEIREMMKERLKKQAEG encoded by the coding sequence ATGAGTCGGAATAAAAGGCAGGTCTTCAGACAGCAGCTTGATGTCCCTTTAACTGCTAGAATGAGAGTAGTTAAAAAGGGTATGCAGGATGAACCAGAGTTTAATCATAAAATTTATATTCATGACATTGGTCTTGAAGGGATTGGTTTTTCAGTAGATACTGAAGTTCCAATGCATACTGATGTGGAATTCTCGATTAAATTAAACGATGAGCCGTTTCAAATTAGAGGTGAAGTTGTTTGGGGGAAACTAAATGATCCCAATGATCCAAATACAAGAGAAAGTCACATTTTTGGAGTGAAATTTTATCTCCAAACGGACAAGGAATCGTCCCTTATTTTTCAGGAAGTCAATCGCTTTGCCATCCAACGTCATCGCCGTAAGCAAGAAATTCGTGAAATGATGAAAGAGAGATTAAAAAAGCAGGCAGAGGGGTAA
- the walK gene encoding cell wall metabolism sensor histidine kinase WalK translates to MGKVGFFKSIHFKFAIVYVLLILIAIQFISVYFNDKLEDRFQKNYITSVRDRAELLADNVSDQVNSKSDEEENTITNLIANFRQNEIRQIQVVNSLGQVVGTLYDEGIEGTRSTNDYVNSALNGVPDEDILIDEEGERFFAYSYPITGETNTTVGAVYIQANMNQVFEQADEVNSLLAQSALIALVLTGLLGIVISRTITRPISDMRKQALVMARGDFTRKVKVYGEDEIGQLALAFNDLTRRLQEANAITEGERRKLTSVLAYMTDGVIATDREGMIILMNDRAEEMMSVSRETVLGTSLNKILQFSEEKTWDDVYNGPDSMILDLSNDHQTFIIRVNFSIIHKEDGPINGLIAVLHDITEQEQLEQERREFVVNVSHELRTPLTTMRSYLEALQEGALQDPEIAPRFLSVTQNETERMIRLVNDLLQLSKMDKKEYRLEFTEVDFVEMFDHVLDRFEMSKRENIKIVRQLPRVSIYTKVDKDKMTQVLDNIISNAIKYSPDGGTITARCWTIGKKIRISISDEGVGIPKNNLSKIFDRFYRVDKARSRQLGGTGLGLAIAKEMIHAHHGDIWAESKWGQGTTIYFTLPYKRIREVGEK, encoded by the coding sequence ATGGGAAAGGTTGGGTTTTTTAAGTCCATTCATTTTAAGTTTGCAATTGTATATGTACTACTCATTCTCATCGCTATCCAGTTTATATCGGTTTATTTTAACGATAAGCTTGAGGACAGGTTTCAGAAGAACTATATCACTTCGGTAAGAGACCGGGCTGAATTACTTGCTGACAATGTATCGGACCAGGTGAACAGTAAAAGTGATGAAGAGGAGAACACCATCACGAACTTAATCGCGAATTTCAGACAAAATGAAATTCGGCAGATTCAAGTTGTGAATTCATTAGGTCAGGTTGTTGGCACGCTTTATGATGAAGGGATCGAAGGAACGCGCTCTACCAATGATTATGTCAATAGTGCACTTAATGGTGTGCCTGATGAGGATATTTTAATTGATGAAGAAGGTGAACGGTTTTTTGCTTATAGCTATCCCATTACAGGGGAGACAAATACGACTGTAGGTGCCGTTTATATTCAAGCGAACATGAATCAGGTGTTTGAGCAGGCAGACGAGGTTAACAGTTTGTTAGCACAATCCGCGCTTATTGCCCTTGTCCTAACAGGTCTCTTAGGCATCGTCATTTCCAGGACGATTACCCGTCCGATTTCAGATATGCGGAAGCAGGCACTTGTTATGGCGCGTGGAGACTTTACTCGAAAGGTTAAAGTCTATGGAGAGGATGAAATTGGTCAGCTTGCCCTTGCATTTAACGATTTAACGAGAAGGCTTCAGGAAGCTAATGCAATTACTGAGGGTGAACGACGAAAGCTTACATCAGTCCTTGCGTACATGACTGATGGAGTGATTGCTACAGATCGCGAAGGTATGATCATCCTCATGAACGACCGTGCAGAAGAGATGATGAGTGTTTCACGTGAAACAGTTCTTGGAACTTCCTTAAATAAAATTCTTCAATTTTCGGAAGAGAAAACATGGGACGATGTTTACAATGGTCCAGATTCGATGATTTTAGATTTAAGCAATGATCATCAAACCTTTATTATTCGCGTCAATTTTTCAATTATTCACAAAGAGGATGGTCCAATTAACGGGTTGATTGCTGTGCTGCATGATATCACTGAACAGGAGCAATTGGAACAAGAGCGCAGGGAATTTGTTGTGAATGTATCCCATGAGCTCAGAACACCTCTAACAACGATGAGAAGCTACCTGGAGGCCCTTCAGGAGGGTGCCCTACAGGATCCTGAAATCGCTCCTCGTTTCTTGAGCGTTACGCAAAATGAAACGGAGAGAATGATTCGATTGGTCAATGATCTTCTTCAGCTTTCAAAAATGGATAAGAAGGAATATCGCCTGGAGTTTACTGAGGTTGATTTTGTTGAGATGTTTGATCACGTATTAGATCGCTTTGAAATGTCTAAACGTGAGAATATCAAGATTGTCAGACAGCTCCCACGCGTATCGATTTATACAAAAGTTGATAAAGATAAAATGACCCAGGTGCTTGATAATATTATTTCCAATGCAATTAAATATTCTCCAGATGGTGGTACGATAACAGCTCGCTGCTGGACGATAGGGAAGAAGATTCGTATAAGTATAAGTGACGAAGGCGTTGGAATTCCGAAGAACAACCTCTCCAAAATTTTTGATCGTTTCTATCGCGTCGATAAGGCACGCTCCAGGCAGTTAGGGGGAACTGGACTTGGACTTGCGATTGCGAAGGAAATGATCCATGCCCATCATGGAGATATTTGGGCAGAGAGTAAATGGGGTCAGGGAACAACAATCTACTTTACTCTTCCTTATAAACGAATAAGGGAGGTTGGTGAGAAGTGA
- a CDS encoding adenylosuccinate synthase — MPSVVVVGTQWGDEGKGKITDYLSENAEVVARYQGGNNAGHTIVFDDTKYKLHLIPSGIFYDDKICVIGNGMVVDPKAILEELSYLHERNVSTDNLRISNRAHVILPYHLKLDIVEEEYKGDNKIGTTKKGIGPAYMDKAARIGIRICDLLDREVFEEKLERNLADKNRLLERMYEVEGFKKEDILEEYYAYGQEIAKYVVDTSVVLNDALDEGRRVLFEGAQGVMLDIDQGTYPFVTSSNPIAGGVTIGSGVGPSKINHVVGVSKAYTTRVGDGPFPTELHDEVGDRIREVGNEYGTTTGRPRRVGWFDSVVVRHARRVSGITDLSLNSIDVLTGIDTLKICTAYKYKGEIIEEFPASLKVLAECEPVYEEMPGWTEDITGVHNLGELPPNARHYIERVSQLTGIPLSIFSVGPDRNQTNMIRGVFA, encoded by the coding sequence ATGCCATCAGTAGTTGTGGTAGGAACACAGTGGGGCGATGAAGGTAAAGGAAAGATTACAGATTACCTCTCTGAAAATGCAGAAGTTGTCGCTCGTTATCAAGGCGGGAACAATGCAGGACATACGATTGTATTCGATGACACTAAATACAAGCTTCACTTGATTCCCTCAGGAATTTTCTATGATGATAAAATTTGTGTAATCGGAAATGGAATGGTTGTTGATCCGAAGGCTATTCTCGAAGAACTGTCATATTTACATGAGCGCAATGTAAGTACAGACAACCTTCGCATTAGCAATCGTGCTCACGTTATTCTCCCTTACCATTTGAAATTGGACATTGTTGAAGAAGAGTACAAAGGTGACAATAAAATCGGCACGACTAAAAAAGGAATCGGTCCTGCTTACATGGATAAAGCAGCGAGAATCGGAATCCGAATTTGCGACCTACTCGATCGAGAAGTTTTTGAAGAGAAGTTAGAACGTAACCTTGCAGACAAAAACAGACTTTTAGAAAGAATGTATGAAGTGGAAGGATTCAAGAAGGAAGATATTCTTGAAGAGTACTATGCGTACGGACAGGAAATTGCAAAGTATGTGGTCGATACATCTGTTGTGTTAAATGATGCTCTTGATGAAGGTCGCCGTGTTCTCTTTGAAGGCGCTCAAGGCGTTATGCTTGATATCGATCAGGGAACATATCCATTCGTTACTTCTTCAAATCCAATTGCCGGTGGCGTTACAATTGGATCAGGAGTTGGCCCAAGTAAAATAAATCATGTTGTTGGTGTTTCGAAAGCGTACACCACTCGTGTCGGTGATGGCCCATTCCCAACAGAGCTTCATGATGAAGTGGGAGATCGAATTCGTGAAGTAGGTAATGAATACGGAACTACAACAGGACGTCCGCGTCGTGTTGGTTGGTTTGACAGTGTTGTCGTTCGGCATGCACGCCGTGTGAGCGGGATTACTGATCTTTCCCTTAATTCGATAGATGTTTTAACTGGAATTGATACACTTAAGATTTGTACAGCTTATAAGTACAAAGGTGAAATTATCGAAGAGTTTCCTGCGAGCCTCAAAGTGCTTGCTGAATGCGAGCCTGTTTATGAGGAAATGCCAGGTTGGACAGAAGATATTACGGGTGTCCATAACCTTGGAGAGTTACCTCCTAACGCCCGTCATTACATTGAGCGCGTTTCTCAGCTTACAGGTATACCTTTGTCCATTTTCTCAGTTGGACCTGATCGTAACCAAACAAATATGATTCGTGGCGTTTTTGCATAA